Sequence from the Ectothiorhodospira sp. BSL-9 genome:
CGTCCTCGGGCGTTTCCCGGGACTGGGTCTGCACCAGCACCACGTCCATCATGGGTGGGTGGGCTGAGGGCTCCGCTGGTTCGAAGTCGAAGCCCAGGCCGAAGATGACGATGCCGTGGATCGCCAGTGCCAGGAAGATGCCCAGGCCCAGGCGGTCGCCGGGTGTCACCATGCTGGAGGGGGTCAGGTTGCTCACGCTGGAGGCGAAAGCCGTCGTTGCATCAGGAGGGCCATTGTACCGCTCACCAGACCGAAAATCAGTGAGAAGGTGAGCAACACCGGCAGGAGTTTGAGCAGGCTGGCATGGGGGATGAACAGCCACCAGGCCAGCAGGAACTGCCCCAGCATGTGGGCCAGGGCCGCCAGCACGCACAGCCCCATGGGGCTCAGTGCCTGGCCGGCCAGACGATGGGCCAGGCCCAGGACCGCAAGGCTGCACAGGGCACCGGCGGCGCTGAGCCAGAAGGTGGGGCTGAGAAAGGTGCCAATCACCAGGCTGCCGGCCAGCACCCGCAGGCCGGTCACCCAGGCGGCCATGCGCCAGCCATAGAGCACCAGGACCAGCACGGTGATCACGTTGG
This genomic interval carries:
- a CDS encoding Gx transporter family protein, encoding MQIATTREDHLIAWLAALAIAVHVLEAAFPSPLPGIKPGLANVITVLVLVLYGWRMAAWVTGLRVLAGSLVIGTFLSPTFWLSAAGALCSLAVLGLAHRLAGQALSPMGLCVLAALAHMLGQFLLAWWLFIPHASLLKLLPVLLTFSLIFGLVSGTMALLMQRRLSPPA